ATGAGCTGCAATTTCAGACTTGAATGGTATAATTTTGTTCAAGGATTGAAGCAGGCTGATGAAGACAGCACTATGCTGATGAAGACAAGCAGTCCAGTGATTTTATTCTATTCTATTGCGTGAATTGTGAAACTTTCTCTGATTCCAACCAATATTAAATGTCATCAGACAGTCAAAGCACACAAGCTGAAGCATGCATGAGTTGAGAATTGTCATTTGTTGGCGCATGTCTCACATTATTTTGTGCTTTCTAATGGTGGCCGAGGGGCCTGCATGAGTTCTGTGCATGATTTAGTCTTAGAGTTGAGAATATTAAATGCACACAACCAATTCCAATTCTTGGTTACTTTCCTTGGAATATCTTTGGTACTGGTGGAGTAATGTTACCTCACATTTTTACCATTGAACTGCTCTCGGGAAGTGATAAAACCTAAATGGAGTTGATGTGGGACAAAACAAGGTCATAATCATACCCTTAATActtatggttttaaaaatcagATTGAACCAATCAATTTGACTAATTAAATAGGCTTCTATCACTCAAAATAGTTCTAGTTTGattgaaaatcattttttgaATTAGATCGATTTAAACTAGATTAAactgtttaaattatttaattggatcagatgaaaattatgtttgattcaattagcatgatttattttaatgttaaaataatttagattataaatttaacaattaaattatataaaaaaatttaaatattattttaaacagTAATCGATTAGATTGTATCACTCCTTCCATCATATTAATATCctgtttggttttgaaaatattattaatactatcgataaaattttaaataaaagtgtAAACAAAAGTGAAAGTGAagacttaaatttaatttaagaaattatagttaatttccgtaatttatatatttaattatttatcaattatctctCTTAAGcaagattttaaactttttttaatattttatgagtttattATATTCTACTTAAGCCAAGCTACAGTCAAACAACAGTAAACTCAAATTCTATAAAGTATTATTCTTGAGTCAAGCACAAATAAGCCAACAATTTCACTTGTTTGCAGCTCTAACCGACCCTACTTTGGGGTAATATTAGCTCCTTCACCTGAACTGTTAAGTGCATGGTAGCACTGCTTTTTCCAGATGTTGTTCTACGCTATAAAGACCTGCGACATTCATATAACGCCGTGACCGTCGTGTCATTTGAAAGGTCGGTCTCATCTTTGAAATGATTTTGGGAAATTGGAAACTCCTGAAAAGGCTTCTAAATTTTAAGAATGGAAAAAATCTTCTAAGTAGGATGATTCAagtcaatttaagtttaattagaatttataataattaatttaaaaattagtaaaaaaaaatctttgaaaaaaataaaagaaaaattatttgaataaaaaaaaatggatacaTGTTCAACCATCAAACCACAATCATATTTGGTTATATCATTCTAATGTTAAAAGGAAAACATTTGATGTCCGGGTCTGACCTCGACTGGATCGAAGCCCCGTCCAAATATGAAATCATGTATCAACTTCAATAGTGATGGAAACAATGGATGTAATCAGTTGAAAGAGAAACATTACCATTGAAGAGCTCTAATAGTATCCTTGCCCTTCAGTGCAGTACTCTAgataatgatattaaaatttatttatctatgagGATTAATACTGGAGTGTTATATTATCACTTCATCTTTAATTCGAGacataatagaattttataagaAAGATTATCCCAACCAACAATATACTAactaaaaatgagaaaatatacCCAACTTCCAaatgaactattttttaaatacaagaaGATCTAGTCAGAGtttcagataaaataatatttattcgaCATATAAATTTACTTGTAAAATAGGTTTTATGAAAGGTTCCAAAGATGGGACCATAAGAAGCTTTCTTAACATGTAGTGTCCTAAGAATGGTGCTTGGACACATGGCAaccaaatacataaaaattggtGGCTATGGTAACAGTCTAACACATACACTCCTGTTATCTCTCTTGGTCCAGTTCATTCAACCACTCCTTCATGAGTTTCAACAAAAACAAGCTTCTGTGACATtctaaatcaacaaaaattagtaaaaaaaaatataatgggTTGTATTTTCAAGCCCCTTTATTGAAGGTCTCCGAATCCACGTGAATTTCTTGTTACAATGTTTCTTACCTCTTTCATTTACCTGTTTCATTGACACCAATGAGCACAAAATCTTGCAACATCTCATCCAAGAAATCAATATCAGTGGTTGAACCGGAAATGCTGGTTTCTGAGGATCTTAATCTGGGCAAATTCAAATGTTAGCATCAACTTAACCTCACATAGCAGcctaagaatatatatttattgcaAAGAAATGTTTTCTATACAATCAAATGCAATGTAgaaaaattaactcaaaatcTCCTAGCaacttcaaaaattattattcagtAAATGATATACGGACTGCACAAAGCAACaggatatttaagttttgaagttTTACAAAGTATAATCTCAGACCACTATCATTTCCTATGAGACACGAAAATACAAGAAAGAGTAAACAAATCCACAGTTCCTTATTGTCTAATCACAAACACATTCTACAAACCAATACCAGCAATAATAAGAACACTAAACAAGAAAACTTCAAAAGTATATAAACTGAACCCTTCCTTCAaaattgtttcttctttcttgaaTGAATTTATAGAGGCTGTGAAGTTCTGATCTGGTGTTGCTTGATATTCTCAGCCGAAAGCTGCGCAGAAGCATTGGGCAACACTACAACAGCAGTTCCTGCCATAGTTTGGTACTGAGAAGTCATTGTGGGAGCCATAGGCTGAGTGTAGTACATCTGTGCATGAGAAGGATCAGCAAATTCATAACCATAATTAGCAGTTGCCACTGCAGAAGTGGGTGCAGTAACAGACTGCGACGGATGATGAATCTGTGCATAACCGACATAAGGCTGTTGCTGCTGAATAGCAGGCACTTGGACCAACTGAGGAGTGCCTGTTGTTGCTGTTCTGTACACACCCGCAGCAACCATTTCAGGTTTACCCATATGTGCATTTATCATTGGGTTATAAGCTGAGGGAGGAGGTCGGCTAGAGGGAACACTTGTGGGCGCCTCACTGATAGCATTAGGTTGTTGAACAGACATATTATAAGCAGCCTGCGGCTGTTTAGCAGGAACATAGTACACAGGATACTGCtgatgttgttgttgctgttgtGATGGATACACAGTATAATAATGTGAAATGGGCACAGCTCCAACCTGATGTTGCTGAATATAGTGTGCACCAGGCTGAATAAATTGTTGCTGCTGTTGTTGTAGGTGGTGCAGCAGTTGCTGATGTTGTTCAAGTTGAGCTTGTTGCAATACATACCCAGATGCGGAATCCTGAACTTGCTGTACATTGACTAGTTTACTGGCATTCGGATCAGAGAGATTGATCTTTGCATCAACAGGAATAACAGGAACCCCAGTAGCGCCAGATTGCATTTGCATGACAGGGTCTTGATAAATTCCAGGCTTTTGACGAGATACAGCATTTGTAAGACTACTATCACTGAAACATTTTAACAAACACAACTAATCTAATTATAATTCCATTCATTTCtccaataaaatataaagtgtAATCTAACCTTGAAACTGAATCTGGGGAGGGCAAATCGAAACCAGCACCGCCGCTGCCGCCGCTTGTCTTCTGTGGCTGTGACTGTGGCTGAGCTGGCGCTTTTCTATACACAACAGGCACACCATGATCCGATCTCTCATCATCAGAAATGACCCTATTAATATAATCGCCGGAAACCACCACCCCACTTATTCCAACGGTGGTCTGAGGCGGAGGTGGCGGCGGAGACGACAACACAACAAACCCTTCTTCCACCAGCTTTGAAACACCACCACCAACAACATTCAACTGCCCAAATTGCTCTTCAACCCCCACCATTTGTTTCTGATCTTGAACCGCCTTATCACTATTACCTTTAACACTCTCCTCAACATGAACTCTTATCGGCGGCAAATTGGCCAACGAAGGTGATGAAGAACTAGACCCAAAAGACGACGCCGTTTCCATCATCGGGGAATCCGGCACCGACTGCACATCTTGGGGTTTCTTCACCACTCCAGCGCCACCACCGCCAGCGGCCGCTGTGACAATCTCATCATCAAGGCCTAACAAACAATTCACTGAAGCTGAGTCCGAAAACCCCCGATTCAAATCCCCACACGCGCCATTCAGCGCGTTCAAAAACCACTCATCGGACTTGGTAGAACCGTCGAGAATCGATTGCGATTCAGAGGACTCGAGCttgtaattttgaaacaaaaacaaacgcAACCTACAAGGCTTCTGATAATTCGACGTCGTACGCTCATACTCCTCGATCATATTCTCAAGGTCTTCATCCGTCGTAACAGAGATCAACGAATCCAAATCCTCAGACGGGAGCTGATACTTCAAAATAAACGGCTGGCCGTTAAGTAACGACTGTGACAGATGTGACGTTAAAGACATGAGCGTGACGTTACGATCGACAACAATGATCCGCGTTTCACCACCAACATAACAGAGCGTCTTATCATGAGGACGGGGGACGATGTGGCCGCCGTAGCTACACATGAGGCGGAGTTTCGCGGCGGTGTTGGCGGCAGTTTTTGAGTTGTTAAGAGGGGGATCATCCCAGGAGTCGGTGTGGCGAGAGCGAGGGGAGGAATCGACGGAGTCAGGGTATGGTTGTGAGGTGGCGTTGACAGTGGGGGTGGTGGCAGCTCCCGTCGTGGAGGAGGGAGGCGGTGGGTCCATGGGGTTTCCGGTGAGAAAAAGGAAGCAAGGGGAGGAAATGGGATTTTACAAGACTAGACCTGGTAGTCCAGTCTGGTCTGGTGCGGTTgtccatttattattattattttatttatttatatcaatttatgaataaaaataaacatttgttggaatttgaaaattgaacaaTGGTTGGGATTGGGAGATGAGAaatctgaattttgaaatttattaggAATTTTAGGTTGTCAATTaccaaataaatttgtttatatttataaatctttcCAAAGGAGAAAGGATTTTGGATTCGTTTGatttaggtaatgttttattattaaaattaaaatattatttttaagttaggTTAGTTAAAagttattgggtataaatgagtagtatattgataaaaaaaatattaaaatataatattatttaaatatttttaaatataattattttaaaatatattttatattatttgttatatcgATAAAAGTAAGGATATTTtagtctaaaaaaattaataaattataataaaattaagattacaaCTTCATTACATGTtacatcatcattagtaatagtcattagtaatagaagattacagtaaacttttattattgacaaattaaaCAAGATACAATTTTACGGGTTGTTTGGTTTTGGCCAAGAAagattttcttagttttttatcttttattatttacattatcctatttggtttatcaataataaaatattactgttaCCAATGGTGATACGAAGGTAATGTAAATAGTAATCTGATTTCTATtttcatcttaggtattaaaatattacttaggtaatcttaattttattataattatattcttatttattaatttttttggacaaaaataatctcattttcaattaatataacaagtaataaaaaatattttagaataattataaccaatgatatttaaataaattaatttactagtattttttattatttttaactaaatacaataattttgtatacctatttatttttgttaaattttatcaaatatagtaatcatttatatttagtaatcttctaaataatttaccttcaaagtaatttttcaattttagtaataaaatattatctaaaccaaaCATCCCTTCAAGGTAAATCCTTTTTCACTGCAAACCAAACTACCCATTTAAGttacaatttcaaaaatattaataacaataaaattttatgaataactagtatatacaaatttgtgtacaataataatatatcacaatgtgagtgaatgattttaaattaaaaataaaataaaattcaatcatatggtgatatatcattatttgtacgtaaattcatatatattgtttatatacataatactaCTCTATTAATAATATAGCTAatcaattcataatttataaatactaCTTTCATAAGGATGGTTAttgaatcttcaaatatttattgaCTCGTTATGATAAGAATCATGGTTAATCTTGTATGATATGATCATGTTGAGAAAAATATACGAGATTAGGTAGTTACATATAACATTTTTCGTTATGATAAAAGTTTATGGGTCACATATTAAAGGagttgattaaactttaaaagtgTAGGGTTATCTAAactaaatttgattcaaaatttagATTGAGGATTTTGAGACTTGAAAACGTCTTTAGACTTGAAGTGTAATTGATTAGACCTAAAGACTAAAGTGTAATAATCCTGATGTGATTTTACATAAGTAAAATTGGGGGGAGTTTATACaattggataaaaataaaactatcttGGAATAATTTGGAAGTGATGTATGAGTGTACTTGATAAAGTCACTCCTATACATTGTCTGTATATGGCTTGTACTTATGCAAGTCACACCTATATATGGAAAACTCACACCCGTACATGACTTGTATATGGTAAAATCATGTctatatatgaattatgtatggGTACATGGTTCTTGGATAAAGATTATCCTTTTTTCTTATCCAtctcaaaaatttgaaagaatcaTGGATTGCAAGGGAACGGATTTGAGTAATCTACGAATGTTCATCATGGATGTATGATTATACATGGTATTTATATAAAgagatgaaattttcaaaatttcttttttactattCATATACATAACCAAGCTTGTGCGTCCCAACACCTAGTCATGCATCATACTCTAGTAGGCATTGTGCATTGGTTGAAGCCTCTTAAAATTCATGTTTtgtgtggataccaaggtgtGTCCCAATTATTGGGTTCTAGGGTGATTTCAACCAACCTTGAAGGTTGTTGAAGTGAGAAATCATTAAATGCACGTAGGAGTTTTTAAAACACCTTATGCTTATCTGTCATGTTTGAGATTTAATATTCTTATGAGAGTGATCTTAGTGAGGGTTATGCGgtgtttgtatattttatttaaaaattttaaacgtCAATTCATCTACCAATGAAGACCGATAACCTTACATTATAATAGAACCAAACTAGAATTCTCTAATGCTCGACtccataataatattaataaactctaAATAGTTTAACTTTTATATCTGCAATCCTAAAGTTTACTCTATCTctgaaaatagaaataattgataaattcatACATTATAAAGTTTGATTGTCAATAGTTGATACCTCGAGCTCAAATCGAGAACTTCTAATCTTGTCAAGCTTTAGTTTGAACTTTGCATAAATTTAATCGAGTCAAACTCGGATTCAAGCTAAGTAATTCTAAACTCAATAACAAACATAGTCCAATGATACATTATCGTGTGTGTCTAGTACATGCATCAAAATTGAAGAGATAATcaacttttcaattttaaatttgaacttgactatttaaattcgaattaagttCGAATAAACTCCTATTCTATCTCGGCTAGTCTTAGAATCCATCCAAAGTCAGAGATAAACGTGAAACAAGTTTTACTTGCATTCAGTTTCAAGAGAAGTGGAAGTTTCAAATTGGAATATCCGAAGGGTGGttttaaatcatcaaatttcgcatgaaaaagttaaacaaaattgACGGCTAAGATTAACCGCCAATCCAACTCCCACATCAACTGCCAAATCAGAAGACCCGGAACCTGACTCCCGGGCGCCATTTCTCCcagtttcaaacaaaaacaaataatatttcatgAATGCAAGTATCCCCGAGTCACTGAGTCAGAACCAAGGTTCTTTTTGGTTCTTTCCTTCATTCATCTCCACTGCTCCTCTTTTGGGTTTCAAACCAAAACActgttgttttttctttttaaattattctatttttaacaatataaaatactattttcatTGCTTGCAGTCTCTGTGTTCTGGCTTCTCGAAaactatttttatcatttaattttaaattatcattttctgtTTCTTGTTTCATCGTTACATCCTATTTAtcccctttttttaatttttgggtttttgtttttttagaaaattttggaCGGTGATTGCTGTGAACGGCTAAACTTCTATTCATATTCATGGCCTGGTTACAAAATTTTCGAAGTTTATTTCAGGTTAGTTTTGAAATTCTGATGTTAATTATGGTCACTAtttagtgataatttttttcttttttcttatattttaactttaatgtGTTGCAATGCAGAGAGGAGGAGGAATGACAGAGATCAATCTCGGTTCACATACAATAAGAAGTCATGGGTCCAAATTGGCGAAAACCCATATGCACGATTGGATTATTTTGGTTCTTCTTGGCGTTCTCGACGTCATTCTGAATCTTATTCATCCGTTTTACCGGTTTGTGGGGAAGGAGATGATGGCGGATTTCAAATACCCGATGAAAGAAAACACAGTGCCCATCTTGGCTGTTCCTGTAAGTTGAATTTTCTTCTGCATTTCCCAGAAAATTTCATGAACAATATTGAGgaattattacttaccaaaaaatatTAAGGAATATCAATGATGAAATcccttttgttttgttttttgttccTTTTTGGGGGATTTTGATGGGCAGATTTATGCAGTTTTGCTGCCAATTCTTGTTTTCCTGATATTTTATTCTCGTAGGAGATGTGTTTATGATCTTCATCACGCCATTTTAGGTGATTTTCAAGCAAAATTTGCTGTCATTTTGTTCGTTACAATGCTTCAATGGCTTTTGACtcgtatgttttttttttttaaataataggcATTTGTTATGCTATGCTGATTACTGGCGTCATTACTGACGCTATCAAAGTTGCAACCGGCCGCCCTCGTCCCAATTTCTTTTGGCGCTGCTTTCCTGATGGAATTGAGGTAACAAAAAAAAGGCAATGGTTCTGCCCTAATTATTGTtagaagatgattttgaattaaagaatttgccatttaattatatatatttaacaggtaaattaatatttattgatatgtTAAAACACAATGTATTTGCCCGTATTGCTACTATTCAGACATCATGTTTCTATGGTCAGCAGGGCAAggtttcatataattattaaatataaaagtccaattataattaataaaatatgaatttagtCTATTGGTCAAATATGACACTCTTCATTTCCAAGCTGTcatgtttgattcattttaattataaatgttaatgtTTGCGCCAACATAAATAGTTTGACCCGGTTTGATAATATGGTTGAACTATTAACCGGCAAGATTTATATTGTTCAACCATTTGATAATCAAATTTGCAAGGACTCGGGTTGGATGATGTCAGGGTAACAGTTTAAATTAGATTGACTATATAGTTGAATTAGGGTACCAAATTATGGTTCAAACTAGTTCAATTTTGGAAACCAAATTTGCAAGATTGGATTGGATGACATCAGTGTAATGGTTTGAATAAGGTTTTTCATGTGATTGAATTGTAAATTGATAAGATTCAATCAATTCAATCGCGATTCATCCTAGTTTAACTGTAGGAACCAAAATTGCAAGGTCCAAACCAAATTAGCCATTGTGTCAATCAATCTGGTTCGGGTTTCAAAACCATGTTTTTGCAATTTTCAAtactaaattttcagtttttctaatgtaattttgagttattcctaagttatttactctttttttccCCAGAATTTTGATGGGCCGTTTGGAGATGTGATATGTCATGGCAAAGAGAGTGAAATAAAAGAGGGACACAAAAGTTTTCCAAGTGGTCATACTTCATGTAAGCAAACTTTGGCCCTAGTTGAAAACTGGGGTAGAACCAATCCAAGTTACCCTGAATCTGATTTTCGATTAAGTTTAAATAAGTGTGCTTTAAGTTAGAGTTCTAAATCAAAAACTTAGTTTAAGATcgatttgtttatttatttgataatattatttattttgtttataattttttaatgatattaaattaattttaatgaactTAAGCTCAAAGCGGTTCAGATTGTTTCCATCCTTTGATTAAAAAGCATCATCTTGCTTTTAAAATGCCGGGAATTTCATAGTTGAAACAAatctggatttttttttctatacaGGGTCATTTGCAGGCTTAGGTTTCCTCTCACTGTACTTATCAGGAAAAATCAAGGCATTCGATCAAAGAGGGCATGTGGCAAAGCTTTGCattgttcttcttcctctcctcCTTGCAGCCCTCGTTGGTGTTTCTCGAGTTAGTGACTATTGGCACCACTGGCAAGATGTGTTTGCAGGTGGCTTTATAGGTCTGCTTGTGGCCACTATTTGCTATCTGCAGTTCTTCCCACCGCCGTATTATGACGAAGGTAAGATTATTTGCTGTATTAATCCAtacatgaataaaataaaaattcgaTCTGACAAACAAGATCATTgtgtaaattataaaatactgaaacGAAATATGATTTATAAGAATATGTGATTAAGTTATATTCCTTGAATTTGTCACACtactaaaatttgttaaaactaGTTAATATATAGAAGTAAGGGTTTAATAGAGTTGGATCAAGTTTTGAACTTGTGCTCGACTCAATACCATAAATAGGGCTTCACTTCGATATGCTAAGTTGTTAGCTTAAGCAGTGCTTGAGATATAGTTGGTTAACTCAAGCTCagctaaaaaattatatctaaactatatcttatatatattcaaatcttCTCAGGATGGGGACCGTATGAATATTTCCGAGCATGCAAGGAGTCAAATAGTGAACCTAATAGGCTCATTATGCAGCCGATGGAGAGTCATGATGTGAGTAACAATGGTAATTCATTTATCCCATTACATATTGAAAGCTCTTCAAGATCATCAATGGATGATGCAATGGAGGCGGGAAGAAGGTGATAGATAGATACTATCTCCTAAAAAGCTCTCTAGTAGTATCTTATACTTATATTTGAGTAATGCTTTTTATCTTTTACGAATTTACGTTATAATAATCTTTCTCTATTTGATatagaatatttttttgttcattccAACAATGGCTTTTGGAATCCAGTTTAGACTTATCGGTTCAAACTGTTCTACCAAGGCCCACTAATCCACTCATGTGATTTGATTTAAGATTAGCATTAgacccttttttatttatttatttattttacttactTGATAAATACGGAACGGAAAAAACAATATGAGGATAATGACgtgaatgaaaatatatttataaaaaaataatattatgtatataattttatatataaataatgatcaTTTATACttactataataatatatacaatcgATTTTcagattataatattaatacttttaaatacagtacataattaatattaaattataatgggatattaaaaaaataccctTTTTTGGGCAagtttatacatttttatcactcatttttttcattgaacaattatactattttgttagttaaatattaaaattacccatattttcatctttataaacACAAACAATAGATGATCTTTTCAACATTGAAacagtaaaatatattttcagagATTTTATAGATAATTCTTTTTAATCAAGGTTAGTATTGATCTATACTCCTTTCTTTTCTATTTGTTAGTGTAATAGTTGCAAACCAAAGATTATGTACTAAAGT
This sequence is a window from Mangifera indica cultivar Alphonso chromosome 5, CATAS_Mindica_2.1, whole genome shotgun sequence. Protein-coding genes within it:
- the LOC123216960 gene encoding uncharacterized protein LOC123216960 is translated as MDPPPPSSTTGAATTPTVNATSQPYPDSVDSSPRSRHTDSWDDPPLNNSKTAANTAAKLRLMCSYGGHIVPRPHDKTLCYVGGETRIIVVDRNVTLMSLTSHLSQSLLNGQPFILKYQLPSEDLDSLISVTTDEDLENMIEEYERTTSNYQKPCRLRLFLFQNYKLESSESQSILDGSTKSDEWFLNALNGACGDLNRGFSDSASVNCLLGLDDEIVTAAAGGGGAGVVKKPQDVQSVPDSPMMETASSFGSSSSSPSLANLPPIRVHVEESVKGNSDKAVQDQKQMVGVEEQFGQLNVVGGGVSKLVEEGFVVLSSPPPPPPQTTVGISGVVVSGDYINRVISDDERSDHGVPVVYRKAPAQPQSQPQKTSGGSGGAGFDLPSPDSVSSDSSLTNAVSRQKPGIYQDPVMQMQSGATGVPVIPVDAKINLSDPNASKLVNVQQVQDSASGYVLQQAQLEQHQQLLHHLQQQQQQFIQPGAHYIQQHQVGAVPISHYYTVYPSQQQQQHQQYPVYYVPAKQPQAAYNMSVQQPNAISEAPTSVPSSRPPPSAYNPMINAHMGKPEMVAAGVYRTATTGTPQLVQVPAIQQQQPYVGYAQIHHPSQSVTAPTSAVATANYGYEFADPSHAQMYYTQPMAPTMTSQYQTMAGTAVVVLPNASAQLSAENIKQHQIRTSQPL
- the LOC123217459 gene encoding lipid phosphate phosphatase 2-like, with translation MAWLQNFRSLFQRGGGMTEINLGSHTIRSHGSKLAKTHMHDWIILVLLGVLDVILNLIHPFYRFVGKEMMADFKYPMKENTVPILAVPIYAVLLPILVFLIFYSRRRCVYDLHHAILGICYAMLITGVITDAIKVATGRPRPNFFWRCFPDGIENFDGPFGDVICHGKESEIKEGHKSFPSGHTSWSFAGLGFLSLYLSGKIKAFDQRGHVAKLCIVLLPLLLAALVGVSRVSDYWHHWQDVFAGGFIGLLVATICYLQFFPPPYYDEGWGPYEYFRACKESNSEPNRLIMQPMESHDVSNNGNSFIPLHIESSSRSSMDDAMEAGRR